The genomic segment CATCTGGAATAGCGTCCTGGAAAATGATACGTACTGGAGTAAAGAGCCCCTTTGTGCTCATCAAGGGCATCAATTAAATTTAAGAGGGATTGATCGGCTGAAACGGGGATCTGAGTACGCGTGATTTCAAGACCGGCACCTGCCGAATAGGCGACGGTCTTCTGCGCGTGGTCTTCCTGTGAGAAAAAGTTCATTTACGGTCCTCCTGTATAAAAGATTTTATACAGAAGAGCATGGTTATTCAGAATGAAGAAAAGGGGAAAAAGAGGTTCGTACTGAACCCTGTTTCATACGTATTCTTTACTTCTCTCAACTCTGCTCTTCTATACTCTGCTCAAACTGAACTGTTCTGTTCTCAGCTGTATTCCTATCATACCCGGACCGCCGTAATAATTCAATCCCCCGACGCTTCACGGATCAGGAATGCTTTCTCCTGCTGCGCAGTTTTTGGAAAAAATCAGACAGCAGCCTGCCGCATGCTTCGCGGAGAACGCCGCTTTCCACCTCCGCTCGATGATTAAAACGCGTCTCCTGCACGAGATTCATCAATGTTCCGGCACAGCCAGCTTTCGGATCCGGTGCCCCGTAGACCAGACGGTCCACACGCGCCAGAACAATCGCCCCGGCACACATCGGACAGGGCTCCAGCGTGACATACAGCGTGCATCCGGTCAGTCGCCACGAGCCAAGTTTCCGGCTCGCTTCGATAATCGCAAGTAATTCGGCATGGGCGGTAGGCTCCTGCAGCTGCTCGCGTCTGTTATGTCCACGCGCGATTACCTGATTGTCCTTGACAATCACCGCACCGATCGGAACCTCACCGAGGGTCTCCGCTTTCTTCGCTTCGACAATCGCAAGCCTCATAAACCGTTCATCTGATTCAGCTGCCATCTGCACGACCTCCCTTCCTGCCTGATTAAAGTATAGCGAACATCTGTCCACCAGACAAAAAAGCATCCGTAAGCCGGATGCCCGTTTATAGAATCATTCACACGACATACTGTTATTCTTCGTTTGACCAGTGCAGCTTGTTCATTAAGGCAAAGAACAGGCTGAGCAGAATGCCGACAAGCGTTGCAAGCCCCATACCATTGAATGGAACAAGACCGATCTGGATCGTCGCCCCGCTGATACCCGCCGCAAAAATAACGGTGGCTAAAATAATGTTCTGGGATTTTGCAAAATCAACTTTTGATTCAACAAAAATTCTAAAGCCGTTCGTCGCAATCACCCCAAACAGAATCAGCGAAATGCCGCCGACAACCGCCGAAGGAATGGTTGTAATCAGTGCGGACAGCTTTCCGATAAAGGACAGCAGGACGGCAATCACCGCCGCACCGCCGATGATCCATGTTGAATAAACACGTGTGATTGCCAGAACACCAATGTTTTCTCCATAGGTG from the Sporolactobacillus sp. Y61 genome contains:
- the tadA gene encoding tRNA adenosine(34) deaminase TadA — protein: MAAESDERFMRLAIVEAKKAETLGEVPIGAVIVKDNQVIARGHNRREQLQEPTAHAELLAIIEASRKLGSWRLTGCTLYVTLEPCPMCAGAIVLARVDRLVYGAPDPKAGCAGTLMNLVQETRFNHRAEVESGVLREACGRLLSDFFQKLRSRRKHS